A region from the Vicia villosa cultivar HV-30 ecotype Madison, WI linkage group LG3, Vvil1.0, whole genome shotgun sequence genome encodes:
- the LOC131655201 gene encoding 3beta-hydroxysteroid-dehydrogenase/decarboxylase-like codes for MAADEAWCVVTGGRGFAARHLVEMLIRLNTYCVHITDLGPTIELEPSEQLGLLGQALHSGRAQYVSVDLRNKAQLLKAFEGVEFVFHMAASNSSINNYQLHYSVSVEGTKNVIEACVELKVKRLIYTSSPSVVFDGVNAVHNGNESLPYPPKHNDHYSATKAEGEALVIKANGTGGLLTCCIRPSSIFGPGDKLLVPSLVDAARAGKSKFIIGDGNNVYDFTYVENVAHGHICADRALASEGSVSEKAAGQAYFITNMEPIKFWEFMSLILEGLGYQRPRIKIPAFVVMPIAHLVELIYRLLGPYGMKVPQLTPSRIRLLSCTRSYNSSKAKDRLGYVPVVTLQEGLRMTIESYPHLRAENQVTSKREGPSKASVYLGSGRVADTLLWKDKKQTFTTLLVSIAIYVNFIASENTFITALAKLLIYSSIGLFVHGIFPAKILGYTIEKMPPSWFHLSEDRSNRIALRVASSWNFAVSALKSIAEGNNSVLFFKVVFSMLILSFLGAFSLHNLYTIGLTLAFIAFYVYEKKEEDIDSIVIKTHTFGCKLKYDITKKFLNSKKD; via the exons ATGGCGGCGGATGAGGCGTGGTGTGTGGTCACCGGAGGCCGCGGCTTCGCCGCACGACATTTAGTCGAAATGCTAATCCGATTAAACACCTACTGCGTCCACATCACCGATTTGGGACCCACCATTGAACTCGAACCCTCCGAACAGTTAGGTCTTCTCGGTCAAGCTCTACACTCCGGTCGTGCTCAATACGTCTCCGTCGATCTTCGCAACAAGGCTCAACTCTTGAAAG CGTTTGAAGGAGTTGAATTTGTGTTTCATATGGCTGCTTCGAATTCTTCTATTAACAATTATCAGTTACATTATTCAGTTAGTGTTGAAG GAACAAAGAATGTTATTGAAGCGTGTGTGGAATTAAAAGTGAAGAGACTCATTTATACTAGTTCTCCTAGTGTTGTCTTTGATGGTGTTAACGCAGTTCATAATGGAAACGAATCATTACCTTATCCACCTAAG CATAACGATCATTACTCGGCAACTAAAGCGGAGGGTGAGGCGTTGGTTATTAAGGCTAACGGGACTGGTGGACTACTAACTTGCTGCATACGCCCTAGCAGTATTTTTGGACCTGGTGATAAACTCTTGGTACCGTCATTGGTTGATGCTGCCAGGGCGGGGAAATCCAAG TTCATTATTGGTGATGGCAATAATGTATATGATTTCACATATGTTGAAAATGTGGCGCACGGCCATATATGTGCTGATCGAGCTTTAGCTTCAGAGGGAAGCGTTTCCGAAAAAGCTGCAGGACAG GCATACTTCATCACAAATATGGAACCTATAAAGTTTTGGGAGTTCATGTCTCTGATTTTGGAAGGTCTTGGATATCAAAG GCCAAGAATAAAGATCCCTGCATTTGTTGTCATGCCAATTGCACAT TTGGTGGAGTTGATATATAGGCTTCTTGGCCCATATGGGATGAAGGTGCCTCAGCTAACCCCGTCAAGAATAAGGCTCTTATCCTGCACCAGATCTTACAATAGCTCAAAAGCAAAGGATCGCCTTGGCTATGTACCCGTTGTAACTCTACAA GAAGGCTTGCGGATGACAATTGAATCATACCCACATTTGAGGGCTGAAAATCAAGTTACGTCTAAAAGAGAAGGTCCCTCCAAAGCTTCTGTATATCTTGGAAGTGGAAGAG TTGCAGACACTTTACTTTGGAAGGATAAAAAGCAAACTTTCACCACATTGTTAGTCTCGATAGCAATATATGTCAACTTCATTGCATCTGAGAATACCTTCATTACTGCTCTTGCAAAGCTTCTAATTTACTCATCAATCGGTTTATTCGTTCATGGCATTTTTCCTGCAAAAAT ATTGGGGTACACTATTGAGAAAATGCCCCCATCATGGTTTCATTTATCAGAAGATAGGTCAAATCGAATTGCTCTCAGAGTAGCCTCATCTTGGAATTTTGCTGTGAGTGCTTTAAAGTCTATCGCAGAAGGGAATAATTCGGTGTTGTTCTTCAAG GTTGTTTTCTCTATGCTCATTCTTAGCTTCCTAGGAGCATTTTCACTTCATAACTTGTATACTATAG GACTTACCTTAGCGTTTATAGCTTTCTACGTTTATGAAAAGAAGGAGGAAGACATTGACAGCATAGTTATAAAAACACATACTTTTGGGTGCAAGTTGAAATATGATATCACCAAGAAGTTTCTTAATTCAAAGAAAGATTGA
- the LOC131655202 gene encoding protein NRT1/ PTR FAMILY 5.4-like, with product MAVEENKCDVKEQSTKTKKGGWHVAIFIIVMEAAEQFANIGLGTNLILYLTQALNEPVTEAAKNRNTWLGYLTYLVHFKSFHQEKRIKVQIDEHFLLSVENFISL from the exons ATGGCTGTAGAAGAAAACAAATGTGATGTGAAAGAACAATCTACCAAAACCAAAAAAGGAGGATGGCATGTTGCCATCTTCATCATAG TTATGGAAGCTGCAGAACAATTTGCAAATATTGGATTGGGTACAAATttgattttatatctcacccaaGCACTTAATGAGCCAGTAACTGAAGCTGCTAAAAATAGGAACACTTGGCTCGGTTATCTGACCTATTTGGTTCATTTTAAATCTTTCCACCAGGAGAAGAGAATAAAGGTACAAATCGATGAGCATTTTCTACTCAGTGTGGAGAACTTTATTTCTCTGTAA
- the LOC131657737 gene encoding uncharacterized protein LOC131657737, whose product MSNCSNSWQQMLSSEKFKMGTIYKDLMQHHQTVNWFVVIAGNRARPRALFCLWLACHRRLATKDRLAKFGVIQDTQCCFCREAETLDHLFYKCNVMKTIWSDTLKWLNIVHTPLDWTQELNWLILSARGKGMKANLLKMAAAETLYQCWKFRNDACFGTPQPVDKVVHRIQDAIVYRGWHHRKYRDSIAKLLI is encoded by the exons ATGTCGA ACTGTAGTAACAGTTGGCAGCAGATGCTCTCATCTGAGAAGTTCAAAATGGGAACAATTTATAAGGATCTTATGCAGCATCACCAAACTGTGAATTGGtttgttgttattgcaggtaaCAGAGCTAGACCTAGGGCTTTGTTCTGCTTGTGGCTTGCTTGTCATAGACGCCTTGCCACAAAAGACAGATTAGCAAAATTTGGAGTTATTCAAGATACTCAATGTTGCTTTTGCAGGGAAGCTGAAACTTTAGACCACCTATTCTATAAATGCAATGTGATGAAGACTATTTGGAGTGATACTTTGAAATGGCTCAATATTGTTCACACACCTTTGGACTGGACACAGGAATTGAATTGGCTCATTCTTAGTGCTAGAGGCAAAGGAATGAAAGCAAACTTGCTGAAGATGGCTGCAGCTGAAACCCTATACCAATGCTGGAAATTCCGGAATGATGCTTGCTTTGGTACCCCACAGCCTGTTGACAAAGTTGTGCATAGAATACAGGATGCGATCGTGTACAGAGGATGGCACCATAGGAAGTATAGAGATAGCATAGCAAAGCTTTTGATATAG
- the LOC131655203 gene encoding 3beta-hydroxysteroid-dehydrogenase/decarboxylase-like: protein MAADEAWCVVTGGRGFAARHFVEMLIRLNTYCVRIADLGPTIELEPSEQLGLLGQALHSDRAQYVSVDLRNKAQLLKAFEGVESVFHMAAPNSSINNYQLHYSVSVEGTKNVIEACVELKVKRLIYTSSPSVVFDGVNAVHNGNESLPYPPKHNDHYSATKAEGEALVIKANGTGGLLTCCIRPSSIFGPGDKLLVPSLVDAARAGKSKFIIGDGNNVYDFTYVENVAHGHICADRALASEGSVSEKAAGQAYFITNMEPIKFWEFMSLILEGLGYQRPRIKIPAFVVMPIAHLVELIYRLLGPYGMKVPQLTPSRIRLLSCTRSYDSSKAKDRLGYVPVVTLQEGLRMTIESYPHLRAENQVTSKREGPSKASVYLGSGRVADTLLWKDKKQTFTTLLVLIAIYVNFIASENTFVTALAKLLIYSSIGLFVHGIFPAKILGYTIEKMPPSWFHLSEDRSNRIARRVAPSWNFAVSALKSIAEGNNSVLFFKVVFSMLILSFLGAFSLHNLYTIGLSLAFIAFYVYEKKEEDIDSIVIKTHTLGCKLKSDITKKFLTSTKID from the exons ATGGCGGCGGATGAGGCGTGGTGTGTAGTCACCGGAGGCCGCGGCTTCGCCGCACGACATTTTGTCGAAATGCTAATTCGATTAAACACCTACTGCGTCCGCATCGCCGATTTGGGACCCACCATTGAACTCGAACCCTCTGAACAATTAGGCCTTCTCGGTCAAGCTCTACACTCCGATCGTGCTCAATACGTCTCCGTCGATCTTCGCAACAAGGCTCAACTCTTGAAAG CGTTTGAAGGAGTTGAATCTGTGTTTCATATGGCTGCTCCGAACTCTTCTATTAATAATTATCAGTTGCATTATTCAGTTAGTGTTGAAG GAACAAAGAATGTTATTGAAGCATGTGTGGAATTAAAAGTGAAGAGACTCATTTATACTAGTTCTCCAAGTGTTGTTTTTGATGGTGTTAACGCAGTTCATAATGGAAATGAATCATTGCCTTATCCACCTAAG CATAACGATCATTACTCGGCAACTAAAGCGGAGGGTGAGGCGTTGGTTATTAAGGCTAACGGGACTGGTGGACTACTAACGTGCTGCATACGCCCTAGCAGCATTTTTGGGCCTGGTGATAAACTCTTGGTGCCGTCATTGGTTGATGCTGCCAGAGCGGGGAAATCCAAG TTCATTATTGGTGATGGCAATAATGTATATGATTTCACATATGTTGAAAATGTGGCGCACGGCCATATATGTGCTGATCGAGCTTTAGCTTCAGAGGGAAGCGTTTCCGAAAAAGCTGCAGGACAG GCATACTTCATTACAAATATGGAACCTATAAAGTTTTGGGAATTCATGTCTCTGATTTTGGAAGGTCTTGGATATCAAAG GCCAAGAATAAAGATCCCTGCATTTGTTGTCATGCCAATTGCACATTTGGTGGAGTTGATATATAGGCTTCTTGGCCCATATGGGATGAAGGTGCCTCAGCTAACCCCGTCAAGAATAAGGCTCTTATCCTGCACCAGATCTTACGATAGCTCAAAAGCAAAGGATCGCCTTGGCTATGTACCTGTTGTAACTCTACAG GAAGGCTTGCGGATGACAATTGAATCATACCCACATTTGAGGGCTGAAAATCAAGTTACGTCTAAAAGAGAAGGTCCCTCCAAAGCTTCTGTATATCTTGGAAGTGGAAGAG TTGCGGACACTTTACTTTGGAAGGATAAAAAGCAAACTTTCACCACATTGTTAGTCTTGATAGCAATATATGTCAACTTCATTGCATCTGAGAATACCTTCGTTACTGCTCTTGCAAAGCTTCTAATTTACTCATCAATCGGTTTATTCGTTCATGGCATTTTTCCTGCAAAAAT ATTGGGGTACACTATTGAGAAAATGCCCCCATCATGGTTTCATTTATCAGAAGATAGGTCAAATCGAATTGCTCGCAGAGTAGCCCCATCTTGGAATTTTGCTGTGAGTGCTTTAAAATCTATCGCAGAAGGGAATAATTCGGTGTTGTTCTTCAAG GTTGTTTTCTCTATGCTCATTCTTAGCTTCCTGGGAGCATTTTCACTTCATAACTTGTATACTATAG GACTTTCCTTAGCATTTATAGCTTTCTATGTTTATGAAAAGAAGGAGGAAGACATTGACAGCATAGTTATAAAAACACATACTTTAGGGTGCAAGTTGAAATCTGATATCACAAAGAAGTTTCTTACTTCAACGAAGATTGATTGA